Proteins encoded in a region of the Geobacillus genomosp. 3 genome:
- a CDS encoding DEAD/DEAH box helicase, translating into MKKQTLSEWIEQLRQDPNVVYWHEMETKQADTVPFPAGLDVRLRAALEARGIASLYTHQAAAYETVRSGRNVVAVTPTASGKTLCYNLPVLQAIAEAPESRALYLFPTKALAQDQKSELNEIIAAMGAPIYSYTYDGDTAPALRQKIRQAGHIVITNPDMLHTAILPHHTKWMSLFEQLRYVVIDELHTYRGVFGSHVANVIRRLKRICAFYGSRPTFICTSATIANPQELASRLTGEPMTLIDNNGAPRGRKHIVFYNPPVIERAMNVRQSATKTAVELARQLLVNRIPTIVFARSRVRAELILSHLQTAVKERIGGTTIRGYRGGYLPNERRAIEKGLRSGEIIGVVSTNALELGVDIGQLQACILAGYPGTIASTWQQAGRAGRRHGDSLVIMVASSSPLDQYIVSHPEYFFARSPETARINPDNMLVLVDHLKCAAYELPFRRGETFGGVEVEEVLDFLVDQGVLHERAGRWHWMSDAFPAQNISLRSAAQENVVIIDISNVARHRVIGEMDRFSAMTLLHEEAIYLHEGTQYQVEKLDWEEKKAYVRRVDVEYFTDAHLAVQLDVLSDDRSNDRGLMAVHYGDVSVRAMATIFKKLKLSTFENIGSGPIRLPEETLHTSAAWFEWKAVPSRFSPALFEQLLVGIASVLSHLVPIFVMCDRSDVHVVPQLKAPHSGRPTIFLYDRYPGGVGLSEAVFERHEEMLERVKEWVTRCPCTDGCPSCIGVSETAGLPIKRELIRFLDEQLAE; encoded by the coding sequence GTGAAAAAACAGACGCTTTCCGAATGGATTGAACAGCTTCGCCAAGATCCGAACGTCGTCTATTGGCACGAAATGGAGACGAAACAAGCCGATACGGTTCCGTTTCCGGCCGGACTCGACGTGCGGCTGCGTGCAGCGCTCGAAGCGCGCGGCATCGCCTCGCTTTACACACACCAGGCGGCAGCGTACGAGACGGTGCGAAGCGGACGGAACGTCGTCGCAGTGACACCGACCGCATCCGGCAAAACGCTCTGTTACAATTTGCCTGTGCTGCAAGCGATCGCGGAGGCGCCGGAAAGCCGTGCCCTTTATTTATTTCCGACGAAAGCGCTCGCCCAAGATCAAAAAAGTGAATTGAACGAAATCATCGCTGCGATGGGGGCGCCGATTTACAGCTATACATATGACGGCGATACGGCACCGGCGCTGCGGCAAAAAATCCGTCAAGCCGGCCATATTGTCATCACCAATCCGGATATGCTCCATACCGCCATTTTGCCGCACCATACGAAATGGATGTCACTGTTTGAACAGTTGCGCTACGTCGTCATCGACGAACTACATACGTATCGCGGCGTGTTTGGCAGCCATGTGGCGAACGTCATCCGTCGCTTGAAGCGGATTTGCGCTTTTTACGGCAGCCGGCCGACGTTTATTTGCACCTCAGCGACGATCGCCAATCCGCAGGAGCTGGCCAGCCGGCTGACTGGCGAGCCGATGACGCTCATTGACAACAACGGGGCGCCGCGCGGGCGGAAACATATCGTATTTTACAACCCGCCAGTCATCGAGCGGGCCATGAACGTCCGCCAAAGCGCGACAAAAACGGCGGTTGAACTGGCGCGGCAGCTGCTTGTCAATCGCATTCCGACGATCGTGTTCGCCCGCAGCCGCGTCCGGGCCGAGCTCATTTTGAGCCATTTGCAGACGGCGGTGAAAGAACGGATCGGGGGAACGACGATCCGCGGCTACCGCGGCGGCTATTTGCCGAATGAGCGGCGCGCCATTGAAAAAGGGTTGCGCAGCGGAGAGATTATCGGCGTCGTCAGCACAAACGCGCTCGAACTCGGCGTCGATATCGGCCAGCTGCAGGCGTGTATTCTCGCCGGCTACCCGGGAACGATCGCCAGCACGTGGCAGCAAGCCGGGCGCGCCGGACGGCGCCATGGCGACTCGCTCGTCATTATGGTGGCCAGCTCAAGCCCGCTTGACCAATACATCGTCTCCCATCCGGAATACTTTTTTGCCCGTTCGCCGGAGACAGCCCGCATTAACCCTGACAATATGCTTGTTTTGGTCGATCATCTGAAATGTGCGGCATATGAACTCCCGTTTCGGCGCGGCGAGACGTTCGGCGGCGTTGAAGTGGAAGAAGTGCTTGACTTTTTGGTCGACCAAGGAGTGCTTCACGAACGGGCCGGGCGCTGGCATTGGATGAGCGACGCCTTTCCGGCGCAAAACATCAGCTTGCGTTCGGCGGCGCAGGAAAACGTGGTGATCATCGATATTTCAAACGTAGCGCGCCACCGTGTCATCGGTGAAATGGATCGCTTTAGCGCCATGACGCTGCTCCATGAAGAGGCAATTTACCTGCACGAAGGGACGCAATATCAAGTTGAAAAGCTTGACTGGGAGGAAAAAAAAGCGTACGTCCGCCGGGTCGATGTCGAATATTTCACTGATGCCCATTTAGCTGTACAGCTTGATGTGCTGTCTGACGACCGGAGCAATGATCGTGGACTGATGGCGGTGCACTACGGCGATGTGTCCGTCCGGGCAATGGCGACGATTTTTAAAAAGCTGAAACTATCGACGTTTGAAAACATCGGCTCAGGGCCGATCCGCCTTCCAGAAGAAACACTTCATACGTCAGCAGCATGGTTCGAATGGAAGGCCGTGCCATCAAGATTTTCCCCGGCATTGTTTGAACAGTTGCTTGTCGGCATCGCCAGCGTGCTCAGCCATCTTGTTCCTATCTTTGTGATGTGCGACCGCTCGGATGTTCACGTCGTGCCACAGCTGAAGGCGCCGCACTCCGGCCGGCCGACGATTTTTCTTTATGACCGCTATCCGGGCGGTGTCGGCTTATCGGAAGCTGTATTTGAACGACATGAAGAAATGCTTGAGCGCGTAAAGGAATGGGTGACGCGCTGCCCGTGCACAGATGGCTGCCCTTCATGCATCGGCGTTTCCGAAACGGCCGGGCTGCCGATAAAGCGGGAGCTTATACGGTTTTTAGATGAACAGCTTGCGGAATAG